In a genomic window of Drosophila willistoni isolate 14030-0811.24 unplaced genomic scaffold, UCI_dwil_1.1 Seg124, whole genome shotgun sequence:
- the LOC111519579 gene encoding uncharacterized protein LOC111519579, producing the protein MWQRQEKFATYFEAKMTLAENINLDTEELLEHLIEGISSDILRDQARIRCFTDPMELLKALTNIQLPNVKSTADWVKPPIVKKSADGKEWCCYNCNARGHIAKDCGKPKRPPGSCYGCGVDGHFIAQCPKRKVRRGDDDDYNAS; encoded by the exons ATGTGGCAACGCCAGGAAAAGTTTGCCACTTATTTCGAAGCGAAGATGACTTTagcagaaaatataaatttggaTACAGAGGAGCTGTTGGAGCATCTGATTGAAGGCATCTCGTCAGATATTTTGCGTGATCAGGCACGCATACGATGTTTTACGGATCCGATGGAGTTGCTTAAGGCGCTTACCAATATCCAGTTGCCGAATGTGAAATCGACAGCTGATTGGGTGAAACCACCAATCGTTAAGAAGAGCGCTGATGGAAAGGAATGGTGCTGTTATAATTGCAACGCACGAGGACACATTGCCAAGGATTGCGGTAAACCAAAGAGACCACCCGGTTCGTGTTATGGATGTGGCGTTGATGGTCACTTCATTGCCCAATGCCCAAAGAGAAAAGTGCGCCGAGGAGACGACGATGACTAT AATGCCTCATAG